The following are from one region of the Jatrophihabitans telluris genome:
- a CDS encoding isopenicillin N synthase family dioxygenase has product MAPVPVIDLTRWFDGTDRTGVAAEVDEALQDVGFMLVTGHGVARAARQDLRQAARTFFALPTQTKNRYAVTVAGRGWLPPGVEANAYSEGTQTPPDLKESYSVGADDRTGTLDGYWFQHNVYPIEVAALQPCVESYLTTMKRLSDELLTICAVSLGLEADFFTRHTAAATHTMNINWYPPMPYTGTPADNQFRIGPHTDFGTVTVLDREPGKGGLQVWTESDGWQDAPFVEDAFTINTGDLLARWSGDRWKSNRHRVLPPQAEAPEEDLISLVYFYEADRDTMVEALGPPIGKPNDYRPVRSADFLRERLDAITVG; this is encoded by the coding sequence ATGGCCCCGGTACCCGTCATCGATCTGACGCGCTGGTTCGACGGAACCGACCGTACGGGCGTCGCCGCCGAAGTTGACGAAGCCTTGCAGGACGTCGGTTTCATGCTCGTCACCGGACATGGCGTAGCCCGCGCGGCTCGGCAGGACCTTCGGCAAGCCGCGCGGACGTTCTTCGCCCTGCCGACGCAGACCAAGAACCGGTACGCCGTCACCGTGGCCGGCCGCGGTTGGCTGCCGCCAGGCGTCGAGGCCAACGCATACTCGGAGGGAACACAGACCCCGCCGGATCTGAAGGAGTCCTATTCCGTCGGCGCGGACGATCGAACCGGCACGCTCGACGGTTACTGGTTCCAGCACAACGTCTACCCGATCGAGGTGGCCGCGCTGCAGCCGTGCGTCGAGAGCTACCTGACCACGATGAAGCGGCTCTCCGACGAGTTGCTCACCATCTGTGCGGTTTCGCTCGGCCTGGAGGCGGACTTCTTCACCCGGCACACCGCAGCCGCAACCCACACCATGAACATCAACTGGTACCCGCCGATGCCCTACACCGGGACGCCGGCGGACAACCAGTTCCGCATCGGGCCGCACACCGATTTCGGCACCGTGACCGTGCTCGATCGTGAACCCGGCAAAGGGGGTCTGCAGGTGTGGACCGAGTCGGACGGGTGGCAGGACGCCCCGTTCGTCGAGGATGCCTTCACGATCAACACCGGGGACCTGTTGGCGCGATGGAGCGGGGACCGGTGGAAGTCGAACCGTCACCGCGTGCTGCCGCCGCAGGCCGAGGCGCCGGAGGAGGACCTGATCTCGCTGGTCTATTTCTACGAAGCCGACCGGGACACGATGGTCGAGGCGTTGGGCCCTCCCATCGGTAAGCCGAACGACTACCGGCCGGTAAGGTCGGCCGACTTCCTGCGCGAACGGCTGGACGCCATCACCGTCGGCTGA
- a CDS encoding maltokinase N-terminal cap-like domain-containing protein, with translation MAVIHNTTLTPTKLELLTAWLPDQPWYQAVDAAPELSRAGGFRLDDPAGQVGIEFMLVVDVATGAAVSYLVPLSYRSERLHPDGVGLIGTTQHGVLGQRWVHDGAHDPVVAAQLLALLQRQAEPQSQSISNTTEPTVIAEFFAPPPIVAHRFSVSEGRQGTEIRAEALDGTAVSMRLERRPRPGSDVDAEADALGRLTGGWTLPDASAVRGLLATSHAG, from the coding sequence ATGGCGGTCATCCACAACACGACGCTGACTCCGACCAAGCTCGAACTTCTGACCGCTTGGCTGCCCGATCAGCCGTGGTACCAGGCGGTCGACGCCGCCCCCGAACTGTCTCGAGCGGGGGGTTTCCGGCTGGATGATCCGGCGGGTCAGGTTGGAATCGAGTTCATGCTGGTGGTGGATGTCGCGACCGGCGCTGCCGTAAGTTACCTCGTGCCGCTGTCCTACCGGTCCGAGCGACTTCATCCAGACGGCGTCGGGCTGATCGGTACCACCCAGCATGGTGTCCTCGGGCAGCGCTGGGTTCACGACGGCGCACACGACCCCGTCGTCGCGGCTCAGCTGCTCGCGCTTCTTCAACGGCAGGCTGAACCCCAGTCCCAGAGCATCAGCAACACCACCGAGCCGACCGTCATCGCGGAGTTCTTCGCTCCGCCACCCATCGTCGCGCACCGGTTCTCGGTGTCCGAAGGCCGCCAGGGAACCGAGATTCGCGCCGAGGCTCTCGACGGTACGGCTGTGTCTATGCGGCTGGAGCGCAGACCGCGACCAGGGTCGGACGTCGACGCCGAGGCGGACGCCCTCGGTCGGTTGACCGGAGGGTGGACCCTGCCGGACGCATCAGCGGTTCGTGGCCTGCTCGCCACCAGCCACGCGGGTTGA
- a CDS encoding LLM class flavin-dependent oxidoreductase, which yields MGDQAPKPLRRLGFLTIGLFDGTNPQAGHESTLEVIQLGEQLGFDSAWVRHRHLQYGISSPVAVLAAASQRTSRIELGTAVIPLGWENPLRLAEDLATVDILSGGRLNPGVSVGQPMHYDAVAPALYPDTADAEDFGYERVSRLLRFVRGEPATDFAGKEGIEVFSDRVEPHSPGLAARMWYGGASRRSAEWAGENGMNFLTSSVVKAEESDDFGQIQLGHIRAFRGRHPDGEGARVSQGLVVIPTDSASAEQRRRYESYVDSRLPRTAAPQGPARLLFAPDLIGTSEQIAEALYRHPAYREVDEVAFALPFSFEHEDYVQLLTDIATRLGPALGWRPAG from the coding sequence GTGGGTGACCAGGCGCCGAAACCGTTACGGCGGTTGGGCTTTCTTACGATCGGCCTGTTCGACGGGACCAACCCCCAAGCCGGCCACGAGTCCACGCTGGAGGTCATCCAGCTCGGCGAGCAGCTTGGGTTCGACAGCGCTTGGGTGCGGCATCGTCATCTGCAATACGGCATCTCCTCACCCGTTGCCGTGCTGGCGGCCGCGTCCCAACGGACGAGCCGGATCGAGCTCGGCACCGCCGTCATCCCCCTCGGTTGGGAGAACCCGCTGCGATTGGCGGAGGACCTGGCCACCGTCGACATCCTGTCCGGCGGCCGGCTCAATCCAGGAGTGAGCGTCGGCCAGCCGATGCACTACGACGCCGTCGCTCCCGCGCTGTATCCCGACACCGCCGACGCCGAGGATTTCGGCTACGAACGGGTCTCACGCCTGCTGCGTTTCGTGCGAGGGGAGCCGGCCACCGACTTCGCGGGAAAGGAGGGCATCGAGGTGTTCTCCGATCGCGTGGAACCACACTCGCCGGGCCTCGCCGCACGGATGTGGTACGGCGGAGCGAGCCGGCGATCGGCTGAATGGGCAGGTGAGAACGGGATGAACTTCCTGACCAGCAGTGTGGTGAAGGCCGAGGAGTCCGACGACTTCGGCCAGATCCAGCTCGGACACATCCGCGCGTTCCGCGGTCGCCATCCGGATGGGGAGGGCGCCCGGGTATCCCAGGGTCTCGTCGTCATTCCGACCGACAGCGCATCGGCGGAGCAGCGCCGCAGGTACGAGAGCTATGTGGATTCCCGCCTGCCGCGGACCGCTGCGCCGCAAGGACCGGCTCGCCTGCTCTTCGCCCCGGATCTGATCGGCACGTCGGAGCAGATTGCCGAGGCGTTGTACCGGCATCCGGCCTACCGCGAGGTCGACGAGGTCGCGTTCGCACTGCCCTTCAGCTTCGAACACGAGGACTACGTGCAGCTGCTGACCGACATCGCGACTCGCCTGGGCCCGGCGCTCGGGTGGCGACCCGCCGGTTGA
- a CDS encoding class I SAM-dependent methyltransferase — MEQSIVLDPIKAKHRALWALGDYDRVAVEVIAELGQVLVTEAGIGSGQKVLDVAAGSGNASVPAALAGAQVTATDLTPELVEIGRHRCQEQGLSITWQEADAEHLPFSDGEFDVTMSCVGVMFAPFHQPVADELVRVTAARGRIALIDWTPQGFIGQMFAAMKPFVAPPPPGASPGPLWGEESHVRELLGDSVTNVRAERRTLTVDRFGSAREFLDFFSRYYGPTIAAFRNLADDQQATTRLEEALLALADAHGASTGVMHWEYLLVVADRVG; from the coding sequence ATGGAGCAGTCGATCGTGCTGGATCCGATCAAGGCCAAGCACCGCGCGTTATGGGCGTTGGGCGACTATGACCGGGTGGCCGTCGAGGTCATCGCGGAACTCGGCCAGGTCCTGGTGACCGAGGCCGGCATCGGGTCCGGCCAGAAGGTGCTGGACGTAGCGGCCGGATCGGGTAATGCCAGCGTTCCGGCGGCGCTTGCCGGGGCGCAGGTGACCGCGACCGATCTCACGCCGGAGCTGGTGGAGATCGGCCGGCACCGTTGCCAGGAGCAAGGGCTGTCCATCACCTGGCAGGAGGCCGACGCCGAGCATCTGCCCTTCTCCGACGGGGAATTCGACGTCACGATGTCTTGCGTCGGCGTCATGTTCGCCCCCTTCCATCAGCCGGTCGCCGACGAACTGGTCAGGGTCACGGCGGCCCGGGGCCGGATCGCGCTGATCGACTGGACCCCCCAGGGATTCATCGGCCAGATGTTCGCCGCGATGAAGCCGTTCGTCGCCCCGCCCCCGCCCGGAGCGTCGCCGGGTCCCCTGTGGGGCGAGGAGTCACACGTGCGAGAACTTCTGGGCGACTCGGTCACGAACGTGCGGGCCGAACGTCGCACTCTGACGGTGGATCGCTTCGGCTCGGCTCGGGAATTCCTCGACTTCTTCAGCCGCTACTACGGCCCGACCATAGCCGCGTTCCGCAACCTCGCCGACGACCAGCAGGCGACGACGAGGCTGGAGGAGGCCTTGCTGGCGTTGGCCGATGCGCACGGCGCCTCCACCGGCGTGATGCACTGGGAGTACCTGCTCGTAGTGGCAGACCGGGTCGGCTGA
- a CDS encoding alpha/beta fold hydrolase: MAVPDRSQPPQQVRFCRSADGVRIAYAVHGTGPPLLISTCWLSHLQFDWESPVWRHVLVDLGRFATVIRFDERGHGLSDWDVTDHSLPARIGDLEAVADAAGYDRFALMAMAQGGPVAISYAARHAERVTRLLFWGSYSCASRGLSADDLALEEAFSQLIKVGWARPDSTFRRVFTSLMIPNATEEQMSWLDDLQRVAASASTAHLSRRQRFHADADALLPQLDIPTLVLHSLGDRMREFHHGRHLAATIPNARLVPLESDNHILLEGEPAWSVFVDEVQRFLQPDVPANRPPEVASRLEDVLSARELEVLRLAADGRDNAAIAEDLQLSLRTVERHLQNIYTKLGVGGRSARVAATTRLFTPA, encoded by the coding sequence ATGGCGGTTCCCGACCGATCGCAGCCTCCGCAACAGGTGCGGTTCTGCCGGTCCGCCGACGGGGTCAGGATCGCCTACGCGGTGCACGGCACTGGTCCGCCGCTGCTGATTTCGACCTGCTGGCTCAGCCATCTGCAGTTCGACTGGGAGAGCCCCGTCTGGCGCCACGTCCTCGTCGATCTCGGACGCTTCGCCACCGTCATCCGTTTCGATGAGCGCGGGCATGGCCTTTCCGACTGGGACGTCACCGATCACAGCCTGCCCGCGCGAATCGGCGATCTGGAGGCCGTAGCCGATGCGGCGGGATACGACCGGTTCGCCTTGATGGCCATGGCCCAGGGCGGCCCGGTGGCCATCAGCTACGCGGCACGGCATGCCGAACGGGTGACCCGACTCCTGTTCTGGGGCAGTTACTCCTGCGCCTCGAGGGGTCTCTCGGCTGACGACCTTGCCCTCGAAGAAGCCTTCTCCCAGCTCATCAAAGTCGGCTGGGCCCGTCCGGACTCGACGTTTCGACGGGTCTTCACCAGCCTGATGATCCCGAACGCCACCGAGGAACAAATGTCCTGGCTCGATGACCTGCAACGGGTCGCTGCCTCGGCCAGCACGGCCCATCTGTCCCGCCGGCAACGGTTCCACGCCGACGCCGACGCTCTGCTGCCCCAACTGGACATTCCGACGCTGGTGCTGCATTCCCTCGGAGACCGCATGCGGGAGTTCCACCACGGACGGCACCTGGCCGCCACGATCCCCAATGCCCGGTTGGTGCCCCTCGAAAGCGACAACCACATCCTGCTGGAGGGGGAACCGGCGTGGTCCGTTTTCGTCGATGAGGTGCAGCGGTTCCTGCAGCCTGATGTGCCGGCGAACCGGCCGCCCGAGGTCGCGAGTCGCCTCGAGGATGTCCTGTCGGCGCGCGAGCTCGAGGTGCTGCGGCTGGCGGCGGACGGACGCGACAATGCCGCCATCGCCGAGGATTTGCAGCTGAGCCTGCGTACGGTCGAACGGCACCTGCAGAACATCTACACCAAACTCGGCGTGGGTGGCCGATCCGCCCGGGTCGCGGCGACGACAAGGCTGTTCACGCCCGCCTAG
- a CDS encoding M15 family metallopeptidase — protein MAPASIPPLSAAARAEGLIDVRSVVPDAVIDLRYATTDNFTRTRLYPANARCLVHQSMVAGLVTAAHRLRGLGYLLAFWDCYRPHSVQVRMFAVVPNPNWVARPGRYARSHEAARSVDVTLALAESGTSCPSARRVDDHCLLDMGTGFDDFTARAYAFATADVSRVARDHRATLRTAMNAGGLNVYVGEWWHFDGPGAMIQRPILAAPVN, from the coding sequence GTGGCGCCAGCGTCGATCCCGCCGCTCTCGGCCGCCGCACGGGCCGAGGGCTTGATCGACGTTCGCAGCGTCGTCCCGGACGCGGTCATCGACCTGCGCTACGCGACCACGGACAACTTCACCCGGACCCGGTTGTACCCGGCGAACGCGCGCTGTCTGGTGCACCAGTCCATGGTTGCGGGTCTGGTCACCGCGGCGCACCGACTTCGCGGGCTGGGATACCTGCTGGCGTTCTGGGATTGCTATCGACCGCATTCCGTTCAGGTTCGGATGTTCGCAGTCGTGCCCAACCCGAACTGGGTCGCCCGGCCCGGCCGCTACGCGCGCAGCCACGAAGCGGCCAGATCCGTTGACGTCACCCTCGCCCTTGCCGAGAGCGGCACGTCGTGTCCGTCGGCTCGTCGGGTCGATGACCATTGCCTGCTGGACATGGGCACCGGCTTCGACGATTTCACCGCCCGCGCCTATGCGTTCGCCACTGCCGACGTCAGCCGCGTGGCGCGGGATCACCGAGCCACCCTACGCACCGCCATGAACGCCGGCGGCCTCAACGTCTACGTCGGCGAGTGGTGGCATTTCGACGGCCCTGGCGCAATGATCCAGCGACCGATCCTCGCGGCCCCGGTGAACTGA
- a CDS encoding helix-turn-helix domain-containing protein, giving the protein MAKVARQYGISHRTATNHLHLAGVKIRLQKTGLPEAEVANAVALREQGWTYKAIGERYGCSHTAVREAIRRASSENDPQLGPAPK; this is encoded by the coding sequence GTGGCAAAGGTAGCCCGGCAGTACGGCATCAGCCACAGGACCGCTACCAACCATCTGCATCTTGCTGGGGTGAAGATCCGGCTGCAGAAGACCGGGCTGCCTGAGGCTGAAGTGGCCAACGCTGTGGCGCTGCGTGAACAGGGCTGGACCTACAAGGCGATCGGAGAACGGTATGGCTGTAGCCATACGGCGGTGCGGGAGGCGATTCGGCGAGCAAGCAGTGAAAACGATCCCCAGTTGGGTCCTGCTCCCAAGTAG
- a CDS encoding DUF3024 domain-containing protein, with translation MTATADRPPAEAVELIQRWCIQMVPETNELLYRVEAKARGNRVTIVERHYLGSMPKNPFTGELLPDDWSAGPIAQLRYLPIAGRELAWSLYWMRQTGRWEYYAGHGTAGSPEPLLAEIERDPDGVFFG, from the coding sequence ATGACCGCCACCGCTGACCGGCCACCTGCTGAGGCCGTCGAGTTGATCCAGCGCTGGTGCATCCAGATGGTGCCAGAGACCAACGAACTGCTGTACCGAGTGGAAGCCAAAGCCCGGGGTAACCGGGTGACGATCGTGGAACGTCACTATCTCGGCTCGATGCCCAAAAACCCATTCACCGGCGAGCTACTACCCGACGATTGGTCCGCCGGACCGATCGCTCAACTGCGGTACCTGCCGATCGCCGGCCGGGAGCTGGCCTGGTCGCTGTACTGGATGAGACAGACCGGCCGTTGGGAGTACTACGCCGGTCATGGCACGGCTGGTTCACCGGAACCATTGCTGGCTGAGATCGAGCGCGATCCGGATGGGGTGTTCTTTGGGTAA
- a CDS encoding MFS transporter — protein MSRTMAPPLPTMRIFWLGRLVSALGLTATTLVVPFYLAVSLKLDSTSVSLVMTGPLVATLLSPMYAGVLADLVDRKQAAILAESVSFAILGAIAALAFVDVRNIPLLLVLNALLAASGAVFVAAFYAGFPDIVGDERLDSSNARLQTVRTVADSAGGLAGGSLITVLGAGEAPLGALLFVDLGPRPLTFTNVSSRAERLSLTRENVQLIPDDLNAFLLYEQPTPMLGDLTARTEELSAYPAAIISGSVVGVGDLLGRIERLLF, from the coding sequence ATGTCCAGAACAATGGCGCCACCTCTGCCTACTATGCGGATATTTTGGCTTGGGCGCTTAGTATCCGCGCTTGGACTGACCGCAACCACCCTCGTCGTGCCCTTCTATCTGGCCGTCTCGCTCAAGCTAGATTCGACCTCCGTATCGCTGGTAATGACTGGCCCACTTGTCGCCACCCTCCTGTCACCGATGTATGCCGGTGTCTTGGCCGATCTTGTGGATCGAAAACAAGCAGCTATTCTTGCGGAGAGCGTAAGCTTTGCGATTCTCGGTGCCATCGCCGCACTCGCCTTCGTGGATGTTCGCAACATCCCGCTGCTGCTGGTCCTGAATGCATTGCTCGCAGCGTCCGGAGCTGTGTTCGTGGCGGCCTTCTACGCAGGCTTCCCCGATATCGTGGGTGACGAACGCCTCGATAGCAGCAATGCGCGCCTTCAGACCGTCAGAACTGTGGCTGATTCTGCGGGTGGACTTGCCGGCGGCTCGTTGATCACTGTTCTGGGGGCGGGCGAGGCTCCGCTCGGTGCCCTGCTATTTGTCGACCTGGGCCCGCGGCCCCTCACCTTCACAAACGTATCGTCGCGGGCGGAGCGGCTGAGCCTAACTCGCGAGAACGTGCAACTGATTCCCGACGATCTAAACGCATTTTTGCTATACGAGCAGCCGACACCAATGCTCGGTGACCTTACGGCGCGTACTGAGGAGCTGTCGGCCTACCCGGCTGCGATTATTTCGGGATCCGTTGTTGGCGTAGGCGATCTCTTGGGGAGGATCGAGAGGCTGTTGTTCTAG
- a CDS encoding NUDIX hydrolase, with amino-acid sequence MERGLRATPDFGAQTPLSRSSTQLSLATHIDSNGGYVTRQPIQVLVIPFRRTSRGYRFGVLHRADFDAWQGVAGGGEGTEGPSEAAARELGEELSIDGRVSIIELDTRSSIPAYFFEQRSSWARNTFVVPEYAFGADVTGHRVRLSEEHTEIRWLSYETASQMLTWDSNKTALWELWQRLTTWED; translated from the coding sequence GTGGAGCGGGGCCTAAGAGCGACCCCAGATTTCGGTGCGCAAACGCCCCTCAGTCGGTCTAGCACTCAGCTATCGTTGGCCACGCACATCGATTCGAATGGCGGGTACGTGACCAGACAACCGATACAAGTACTTGTCATCCCCTTTCGGCGAACCTCACGAGGTTACCGTTTTGGAGTTCTCCATCGTGCAGACTTCGATGCGTGGCAGGGCGTGGCAGGTGGTGGCGAAGGAACTGAAGGTCCGAGCGAGGCGGCCGCTCGAGAACTCGGCGAGGAGTTGTCCATTGACGGACGAGTCTCGATCATCGAGCTCGATACGCGATCGTCTATTCCGGCGTACTTCTTTGAACAGCGTTCGTCCTGGGCGAGAAACACCTTCGTCGTTCCCGAGTATGCGTTCGGGGCGGACGTTACTGGCCACCGAGTGCGGCTATCCGAGGAGCATACCGAAATACGCTGGTTGTCCTACGAAACTGCCTCCCAGATGCTGACTTGGGATAGCAACAAGACAGCCCTGTGGGAATTGTGGCAGCGGCTTACGACATGGGAGGACTAG